One window of the Microtus ochrogaster isolate Prairie Vole_2 chromosome 10, MicOch1.0, whole genome shotgun sequence genome contains the following:
- the Ldlrap1 gene encoding low density lipoprotein receptor adapter protein 1, with translation MDALKSAGRALIRSPSLAKQSWVGGRHRKLPENWTDTRETLLEGMVFSLKYLGMTLVERPKGEELSAAAVKRIVATAKASGKKLQKVTLKVSPRGIILTDSLTSQLIENVSIYRISYCTADKMHDKVFAYIAQSQHSESLECHAFLCTKRKMAQAVTLTVAQAFKVAFEFWQVSKEEKEKREKANQEGGDVSGTRCDSAPSLKSLVVTGNLLDLEEVAKAPLSTVTTNTNNLDETARPQVLGSNSVVWELDDGLDEAFSRLAQSRTNPQVLDTGLSAQDIHYAQCLSPTDWDKPDSSGIDQDDLFNF, from the exons AGTTGCCAGAGAACTGGACGGACACTCGGGAGACACTGCTGGAGGGCATGGTTTTCAGCCTCAAGTACCTTGGCATGACGCTGGTGGAGCGGCCCAAGGGCGAGGAGCTGTCTGCAGCTGCTGTCAAGAGGATCGTGGCCACA GCCAAGGCCAGCGGGAAGAAACTGCAGAAGGTAACTCTCAAGGTGTCGCCCCGGGGGATCATCCTGACAGACAGCCTCACCAGCCAGCTCATTGAGAACGTGTCCATTTACAG GATCTCCTACTGCACCGCAGACAAGATGCACGACAAGGTGTTCGCATACATCGCCCAGAGCCAGCACAGCGAGAGCCTGGAGTGCCACGCCTTCCTCTGCACCAAGCGGAAAATG GCACAAGCCGTCAccctcactgtagcccaggcctTCAAAGTTGCCTTTGAGTTTTGGCAGGTGTCCAAGGAAG agaaagagaagagggaaaaagcCAACCAAGAAGGAGGAGACGTCTCAGGGACCCGATGTGACAGCGCCCCCTCATTGAAAAGCT TGGTTGTCACGGGGAACCTGCTGGATTTGGAAGAGGTGGCTAAGGCCCCATTATCCACGGTTACCACTAATACCAACAACTTGGACGAGACAGCACGGCCTCAAGTCTTGGGCAGCAACAGTGTCGTCTGG GAGCTGGATGATGGCCTGGATGAAGCATTTTCAAG GCTGGCACAGTCACGGACGAACCCTCAGGTCCTGGACACTGGACTGTCAGCACAGGACATCCACTACGCACAGTGCTTATCGCCCACCGACTGGGACAAGCCCGACAGCAGTGGCATCGATCAAGATGACCTCTTCAACTTCTGA